Proteins encoded in a region of the Isosphaeraceae bacterium EP7 genome:
- a CDS encoding xanthine dehydrogenase family protein molybdopterin-binding subunit: MSVPETAYVGRPISRVDGPKKVSGAAKYAAEYNMPGLLYGVVVSSEIARGTITEIDTAEAEAVPGVVKVLTHANRPSLAWFDRSYRDEIAPTGSPFRPLGGAEIKFSGQPVALVVAETFETARHAAMLVRVKVKAKHHATGLEAHQAEAQEPPKGKVGYSPPQSRGDAEKALTTPAASVSVDERYSLPSQHHNPMEPFATTAVWEGGGKLTVYDKTQGCQNVRDYLCKVFGDSHDDLRVVSPFVGGAFGSGLRPQYQVVLAVMAAKELERSVRVSLTRQQMFTIGYRPGTLQRVALGSAPDGTLGAIIHEAVAETSQFEDYVENVVNWTGMLYRCDNIRLDYRIVPLDLMTPIDMRAPGAATGIFALEVAMDELAVKLGVDPVALRLKNYAEEDQVEGKPFSSKELRACYQLGAERFGWARRDPEPRSMRRGDTLVGWGMATGVWDAMQGAAKARAILNADGKLTVSSATADIGPGTYTIMTQIAAEALGLPLEDVTFLLGDSSMPTSPVQGGSWTASTIGSAVQKVCLAVRERVFALAKKAEGSSLAHASHDEVEFADGRVRLIADPDRGVTIVEALRSGGGKPIEEEAKSQPDLAKQAPFSRYSHSAIFAEVEVDPDFGTVKVTRVVNAVAAGRILNPKTARSQVMGAVVMGIGMALHEESVMDHALGRFMNHSLAEFHVPVNADIGQIDVIFAEERDDVVNPLGVKGIGEIGLVGTAAAVVNAIHHATGRRVRDLPVTLDKLL; the protein is encoded by the coding sequence ATGAGCGTCCCCGAGACCGCCTACGTCGGCCGGCCGATCAGCCGCGTCGACGGCCCCAAGAAGGTCAGCGGAGCGGCCAAATATGCCGCCGAGTACAACATGCCGGGCCTGCTCTATGGGGTCGTCGTCTCCTCGGAAATCGCTCGGGGCACGATCACCGAGATCGATACGGCCGAGGCCGAGGCCGTCCCCGGCGTCGTGAAGGTGCTGACGCATGCGAACCGGCCCAGCCTGGCCTGGTTCGACCGCAGCTATCGAGACGAGATCGCACCCACGGGCTCGCCGTTCCGCCCGCTCGGCGGCGCCGAGATCAAGTTCAGCGGCCAGCCCGTGGCGCTCGTCGTGGCCGAGACCTTCGAGACCGCCCGGCACGCGGCGATGCTCGTCCGCGTCAAAGTGAAGGCCAAGCACCACGCCACCGGCCTGGAAGCCCACCAGGCCGAGGCCCAGGAGCCCCCCAAGGGCAAAGTTGGCTACAGTCCGCCCCAATCGCGAGGGGATGCCGAAAAGGCGTTGACCACGCCCGCGGCCTCCGTCTCCGTCGACGAGCGCTACAGCCTCCCCTCCCAGCACCACAACCCGATGGAGCCGTTCGCGACGACGGCCGTCTGGGAAGGGGGCGGAAAGCTCACCGTCTATGACAAGACACAGGGGTGCCAGAACGTCCGCGACTACCTTTGCAAGGTCTTCGGCGACTCGCACGACGACCTTCGCGTGGTCTCGCCGTTCGTCGGCGGCGCGTTCGGCTCGGGCCTGCGGCCGCAGTATCAGGTGGTCCTCGCCGTGATGGCCGCGAAGGAGCTTGAGCGGTCCGTGCGGGTCTCGCTCACGCGCCAGCAGATGTTCACGATCGGCTATCGGCCGGGCACCCTCCAGCGAGTCGCCCTCGGCTCCGCGCCCGACGGGACGCTCGGGGCCATCATCCACGAGGCCGTCGCCGAGACGTCGCAGTTTGAGGATTACGTCGAGAACGTGGTGAACTGGACGGGCATGCTCTACAGGTGCGACAACATCAGGCTCGACTACAGGATCGTCCCGCTCGACCTGATGACCCCCATCGACATGCGGGCCCCTGGCGCCGCCACGGGCATCTTCGCGCTCGAGGTGGCCATGGACGAGTTGGCCGTCAAGCTCGGTGTCGACCCGGTGGCTCTGCGGCTGAAGAACTACGCCGAGGAAGACCAGGTCGAGGGCAAGCCGTTCTCCAGCAAGGAGCTGCGGGCCTGCTACCAGCTTGGCGCCGAGCGGTTTGGCTGGGCCCGCCGCGACCCCGAGCCCCGATCGATGCGCCGCGGCGACACCCTCGTCGGCTGGGGCATGGCCACGGGCGTCTGGGACGCGATGCAAGGGGCGGCCAAAGCCAGGGCGATCCTCAACGCGGACGGCAAGCTGACCGTCTCCAGCGCCACGGCCGACATCGGCCCCGGCACTTATACGATCATGACCCAGATCGCCGCCGAGGCCCTCGGCCTGCCGCTGGAGGACGTCACCTTCCTGTTGGGCGACTCCTCGATGCCCACCTCACCGGTCCAGGGGGGCTCCTGGACCGCCTCGACCATCGGCTCCGCGGTTCAGAAGGTCTGCCTCGCTGTGCGGGAGCGCGTCTTCGCGCTGGCGAAGAAGGCCGAAGGCTCTTCCCTCGCCCACGCGTCACACGATGAGGTCGAGTTCGCCGACGGCCGGGTCCGCCTGATCGCCGATCCAGATCGAGGCGTCACCATCGTCGAGGCCCTGCGGTCCGGCGGGGGCAAGCCGATCGAGGAAGAAGCCAAGAGCCAGCCCGACCTCGCGAAGCAGGCCCCCTTCTCGCGCTACTCGCATTCGGCCATCTTCGCCGAGGTGGAGGTCGACCCCGATTTCGGCACCGTCAAGGTCACGCGAGTCGTCAACGCGGTCGCGGCAGGCCGGATCCTCAACCCCAAGACGGCCCGCAGCCAGGTCATGGGCGCCGTCGTGATGGGCATCGGCATGGCCTTGCATGAAGAGAGCGTCATGGACCACGCCCTCGGCCGGTTCATGAACCACAGCCTGGCCGAGTTCCACGTCCCGGTCAACGCCGACATCGGCCAGATCGACGTCATCTTCGCCGAGGAACGCGATGATGTGGTGAACCCCTTGGGCGTCAAGGGGATCGGCGAGATCGGCCTCGTCGGCACCGCCGCGGCCGTGGTCAACGCCATCCATCACGCCACCGGCCGCCGTGTTCGCGACCTGCCCGTCACGCTCGACAAGCTCCTCTGA
- a CDS encoding xanthine dehydrogenase family protein subunit M: MNTFSLARAADVAGAADELARNPAARIIAGGTNLVDLMKEKVSRPDRLVDINRLPLKRVEALPGGGLRIGALVTNADVAYHPEIEARYPLLSRAILAGASPQLRNMATTGGNLLQRTRCYYFYDTATPCNKREPGTGCPAMTGYNRIHAILGASEHCIATHPSDMCVAMAALEAVIQVEGTGGPRSIPFAEFHRLPGDTPEVDTTLKPDEVITSVDLPALGFAKNYAYVKVRDRSSYAFALVSVAAALELDGGRIAQARLALGGVAHKPWRVPEAEGVLRGEVPTEDLFRRAAEVLLQGAVGRGHNDFKLKLAPRAIVRALSQAAAMGATS, from the coding sequence ATGAACACGTTCTCACTCGCGAGGGCCGCCGACGTCGCGGGGGCCGCCGACGAACTCGCCCGAAACCCGGCCGCCAGGATCATCGCCGGCGGCACCAACCTGGTCGACCTGATGAAGGAGAAGGTCAGCCGGCCCGACCGCCTGGTCGACATCAACAGGCTCCCCCTCAAGCGGGTCGAGGCCCTGCCCGGCGGCGGCCTACGGATCGGTGCCCTCGTGACCAACGCCGATGTGGCCTACCACCCGGAGATCGAGGCCCGCTATCCGCTGCTTTCCAGGGCGATCCTGGCCGGCGCCTCGCCGCAGCTTCGGAACATGGCGACGACCGGCGGGAACCTGCTCCAGCGGACCCGCTGCTATTACTTCTACGACACGGCGACCCCCTGCAACAAACGCGAGCCGGGCACCGGCTGCCCGGCGATGACCGGCTACAACCGGATCCACGCGATCCTGGGCGCCAGCGAGCATTGCATCGCCACGCACCCGTCGGATATGTGCGTGGCGATGGCGGCGCTGGAGGCCGTCATCCAGGTCGAGGGGACCGGCGGCCCGAGGTCGATCCCCTTCGCCGAGTTCCACCGCCTGCCGGGCGACACCCCCGAGGTCGACACAACCCTGAAGCCCGACGAGGTCATCACGTCGGTTGACCTTCCCGCACTGGGATTCGCCAAAAATTATGCCTATGTGAAGGTGCGTGATCGGTCGTCCTACGCCTTCGCCCTGGTCTCCGTCGCCGCCGCCCTGGAACTGGACGGGGGGCGGATCGCCCAGGCGAGGCTCGCCCTGGGTGGCGTGGCGCACAAGCCATGGCGCGTGCCCGAGGCCGAGGGCGTGCTTCGGGGCGAAGTCCCCACCGAGGACCTTTTCCGACGGGCCGCCGAGGTCCTGCTGCAAGGCGCCGTGGGACGCGGACACAATGACTTCAAGCTGAAGCTGGCGCCCCGGGCCATCGTCCGCGCGTTGAGCCAGGCCGCCGCGATGGGAGCCACGTCATGA
- a CDS encoding (2Fe-2S)-binding protein — translation MGSIQGAETGRPDVGPRVALDLTVNGVARHLEIVPWTTLLDLLREQLDLTGTKKGCDHGQCGACTVLVDGVRVNSCLTLAALKDGCEVTTVEGLAGPEGLHPLQAAFVEHDAFQCGYCTPGQICSGVGLMNEGHATSAGEIRELMSGNLCRCGAYPNIVAAIEQAMHANEGAASR, via the coding sequence ATGGGATCGATCCAAGGCGCAGAGACCGGCCGGCCGGACGTCGGCCCGCGGGTCGCCCTTGACCTGACCGTCAACGGCGTGGCCCGCCACCTGGAGATCGTCCCCTGGACGACCCTGCTCGACCTGCTGCGTGAGCAACTCGACCTGACCGGCACGAAGAAAGGCTGCGACCACGGCCAGTGCGGGGCCTGCACCGTGCTGGTCGATGGCGTCAGGGTCAACTCCTGCCTCACGCTGGCGGCGTTGAAGGACGGCTGCGAGGTGACGACCGTCGAGGGCCTGGCCGGTCCCGAAGGGCTTCACCCGCTCCAGGCTGCCTTCGTCGAGCATGACGCCTTCCAGTGCGGATATTGCACGCCAGGGCAGATCTGCTCGGGGGTCGGCCTGATGAACGAGGGGCACGCGACCAGCGCGGGCGAGATCCGCGAGTTAATGAGTGGCAACCTCTGCCGTTGCGGTGCCTACCCCAATATCGTCGCCGCGATCGAGCAGGCGATGCACGCGAACGAAGGGGCTGCGTCCCGATGA
- a CDS encoding 3-dehydroquinate synthase, whose translation MTMTPREAAGRVDATFDAEFRHRLRYTSDVLGPDRSALTDLLEPSEGRPARVQFVVDSHVASARPGLVGTLEAIEAGASGRFALAGPIEIVPGGEVVKNDRAYLERILTVFNDADLDRRSYVVVIGGGAVLDAVGFAAAIAHRGLRLVRLPTTTLAQADSGVGVKNAVNYFGKKNWLGTFSVPWGVINDSALLETLPDRDFACGFSEAVKVALLKSPEVFDRLCQLAPAIRRREPAATQPMIRASVEMHLDHITRGGDPFEALEARPLDYGHWSAHKLEPLSDFKLRHGEAVAIGVAIDSVYSSIVHGLPGRDADRVLSCLAALGFALNHPLLADPGPIFDGLEEFRQHLGGRLTLTMLRGVGDPIDVHEVDRAAMREAIARVARFGALDPGRFGE comes from the coding sequence ATGACCATGACACCCAGGGAGGCCGCCGGCCGGGTCGACGCCACGTTCGACGCCGAGTTCCGGCATCGCCTGCGCTATACCTCGGACGTGCTGGGGCCCGATCGATCGGCGCTGACCGACCTTCTCGAACCCTCGGAAGGCAGGCCGGCCCGCGTCCAGTTCGTCGTCGACTCCCACGTCGCCTCGGCCCGGCCCGGCCTCGTCGGGACGCTGGAAGCGATCGAGGCGGGGGCCTCGGGGCGGTTCGCCCTGGCGGGCCCGATAGAGATCGTCCCCGGCGGCGAGGTCGTCAAGAATGACCGGGCCTACCTGGAGCGGATCCTGACGGTCTTCAACGACGCCGACCTCGACCGACGCAGCTACGTCGTCGTCATCGGCGGCGGCGCGGTGCTCGACGCCGTCGGCTTCGCGGCGGCCATCGCCCACCGGGGCCTGCGGCTCGTCCGGCTGCCGACGACCACGCTGGCGCAGGCCGACTCGGGCGTGGGCGTGAAGAACGCGGTGAACTACTTCGGCAAGAAGAACTGGCTGGGCACCTTCTCCGTCCCCTGGGGCGTCATCAACGACTCGGCCCTGCTGGAGACGCTGCCCGACCGCGACTTCGCCTGCGGGTTCTCCGAGGCGGTGAAGGTCGCCCTGCTCAAGTCTCCCGAGGTCTTCGACCGGCTCTGCCAGCTCGCGCCCGCCATCCGCCGCAGGGAACCGGCCGCCACCCAGCCGATGATCCGGGCCTCGGTGGAGATGCACCTGGACCACATCACCCGCGGCGGAGACCCGTTCGAAGCGCTCGAGGCCCGGCCGCTGGACTACGGCCACTGGTCGGCGCACAAGCTCGAGCCGCTCAGCGACTTCAAGCTGAGGCACGGCGAGGCCGTCGCCATCGGCGTGGCGATCGACTCGGTCTACTCGTCGATCGTCCACGGCCTGCCCGGTCGCGACGCCGACCGCGTCCTCTCGTGCCTGGCGGCGCTGGGGTTCGCGCTCAACCACCCGCTGCTGGCCGATCCTGGCCCGATCTTCGACGGGCTGGAGGAATTCCGACAGCACCTCGGCGGGCGACTCACCCTGACGATGCTCAGGGGCGTGGGCGACCCGATCGACGTGCACGAGGTCGACCGGGCCGCGATGCGCGAGGCGATCGCGCGAGTCGCCCGGTTCGGCGCATTGGATCCCGGTCGGTTCGGCGAGTGA
- a CDS encoding alpha/beta hydrolase: MNSDENRSARLAVALDGAGVLEALVTEFELDPVAIENAGGSSAAIAGAILGQLAGRTPPGLEALDAFLDRPAAVASPLPHAFASGPRRVLVVAADLRHEPDADEVELIRRVLAEGGGSFVVETARPGTPESLFDRLLVDRPEFLHVSGLGEVEACLPEPAGGAIGARARCVVLNACGAGSPGLAAALAGDRVVSTDRAIGEALALAFVGGFYGGIGRGLDIDGAFDLGRCAPELVELPASLVPRLTHSGSGREEGSLELDRGVKGEENTTRAVPELPRRFPLWFGTNRAPVDASDPSRGFGTADDRRLHLGRCWVEVPPSHKIGELGSSLLKRLWEGADDRLKLGRIVLEAEAEYWAGLGDALKLLAPGRRSAVVLIHGFNVSFQDAALRSAQLGVDLDVPGIMAFYSWPSHERMLRFGYQQDATAVQACEPFLVEYLSALANLDGVDAVHVIAHSMGNQGLIRSLTRVVEASSRAGRVPFENIVLAAPDIDSRVFRDLAGAYAEAARRTTLYASSKDQALRASTIMNDGERAGFSPPLMTLDGIDTVDVTCANLSWLGHGEFAAARRMLDDLKALLVDGLAPEARQLGRRQAPDGRAYWSIGTEDA, from the coding sequence ATGAACTCCGACGAAAATCGATCGGCCCGGCTCGCCGTGGCCCTGGACGGCGCGGGCGTCCTGGAAGCCTTGGTGACCGAGTTCGAGCTGGACCCGGTGGCGATCGAGAATGCCGGGGGGAGTTCGGCGGCCATCGCGGGGGCGATCCTGGGCCAGCTTGCAGGCCGGACGCCCCCCGGGTTGGAGGCGCTGGATGCGTTCCTGGATCGGCCGGCGGCGGTGGCCAGCCCCCTGCCCCATGCCTTCGCATCGGGGCCTCGGCGTGTCCTGGTGGTCGCGGCCGACCTGAGGCACGAGCCGGACGCGGACGAGGTTGAGCTGATCCGCCGCGTCCTGGCCGAAGGCGGGGGCTCGTTCGTCGTCGAGACGGCCCGTCCGGGGACTCCCGAGTCGTTGTTCGACCGGCTGCTCGTCGATCGGCCCGAGTTCCTCCACGTCAGCGGACTCGGCGAGGTCGAGGCGTGCCTGCCCGAGCCTGCCGGGGGTGCGATCGGCGCTCGCGCCCGATGCGTGGTGCTCAACGCGTGCGGCGCGGGCTCGCCGGGCCTGGCCGCGGCGTTGGCCGGCGATCGGGTCGTCTCGACCGACCGGGCGATCGGCGAGGCCCTGGCCCTGGCCTTCGTGGGCGGGTTCTACGGCGGGATCGGCCGGGGTCTCGACATCGACGGGGCCTTCGACCTGGGCCGATGCGCGCCTGAGCTGGTCGAGCTGCCGGCCTCGCTGGTCCCGCGCCTGACGCACTCGGGATCGGGCCGCGAGGAGGGGTCGCTGGAGCTAGATCGTGGCGTCAAGGGCGAGGAGAATACGACGCGAGCCGTGCCCGAATTGCCCAGGCGGTTCCCGCTCTGGTTCGGGACCAACCGTGCTCCGGTCGACGCGTCGGACCCGTCTCGGGGGTTCGGCACCGCGGACGATCGACGGCTGCACCTGGGCCGTTGCTGGGTCGAGGTGCCCCCTTCGCACAAGATCGGGGAGCTGGGCTCATCGCTGCTGAAACGGCTCTGGGAGGGGGCGGACGACCGCCTGAAGCTCGGCCGGATCGTGCTGGAGGCCGAGGCGGAATACTGGGCCGGGCTGGGCGATGCGCTGAAGCTGCTGGCGCCCGGCAGGCGGTCGGCGGTGGTCCTGATCCACGGGTTCAACGTGTCGTTCCAGGACGCGGCGCTGCGGTCGGCGCAGCTGGGCGTGGACCTGGACGTGCCCGGGATCATGGCCTTCTACAGCTGGCCGTCGCACGAGCGGATGCTCCGGTTCGGCTACCAGCAGGACGCGACGGCGGTGCAGGCGTGCGAGCCGTTCCTGGTCGAGTACCTTTCCGCGCTGGCGAACCTGGACGGGGTCGACGCGGTGCACGTCATCGCGCACAGCATGGGCAACCAAGGGCTGATCCGGTCGCTCACGAGGGTCGTCGAGGCGTCGTCGAGGGCCGGCCGGGTGCCGTTCGAGAATATCGTGCTGGCGGCGCCCGACATCGACTCGCGGGTGTTCAGGGACCTGGCGGGGGCCTATGCCGAGGCCGCGCGGCGGACGACGCTCTACGCCTCGTCGAAGGACCAGGCGCTGCGGGCCTCGACGATCATGAATGACGGCGAACGGGCCGGATTCTCCCCGCCGCTGATGACCCTGGATGGGATCGACACCGTCGACGTGACGTGTGCGAACCTGAGCTGGCTGGGACACGGCGAGTTCGCCGCGGCGAGGCGGATGCTCGACGACCTGAAGGCCTTGCTCGTCGACGGACTCGCCCCCGAGGCGAGGCAGCTCGGCCGTCGGCAGGCCCCGGATGGTCGAGCCTACTGGTCGATCGGGACCGAGGACGCCTGA
- a CDS encoding c-type cytochrome: MGIAMLSAAAAGPRLASWPRPVLAWASGPMEVRVAFESAADVGAVPAMVGARIAFRVRGEEGREGSLGVAAARLDDDGRTLVLVTDPHPRPADYSLILPGTTPIRLAYVLEGVEVVWSEGDNDPEEGAGPASWWPVLDPAEAARRTRGSAEHERMFGLLAKPGRLSLRGALALPEGKARIAADASAPFTLTYGTDQAESEPGPADRHLAALDLEATGDALDLGLVLHTGKTAGTLPGVRVTFAKEGSAAQPIDGSTLIPSWVPPNPPTAPEAAPPPSLAGGDRARGEAVFYGDIAKCSNCHAVGGKGSAIGPALDEIGTRGAPWIHRQIADPSASIHPDYATYTVALKAGRVVVGTVRAEGADSIRVADIDAKSALIPRSEVEEMRPSGASIMPVGLAGAIGDEKLRDLIAYLLEPRPAR; the protein is encoded by the coding sequence ATGGGAATCGCGATGCTGTCGGCCGCGGCGGCCGGCCCCCGACTGGCCTCGTGGCCCCGGCCCGTCCTGGCCTGGGCGTCCGGGCCGATGGAGGTGCGCGTCGCGTTCGAGTCGGCCGCGGATGTCGGGGCGGTTCCGGCGATGGTCGGGGCCAGGATCGCGTTTCGCGTGCGAGGCGAGGAGGGCCGCGAGGGCTCGCTGGGCGTGGCCGCGGCGAGGCTCGACGACGACGGCCGCACCCTGGTCCTGGTGACCGACCCGCACCCCCGACCGGCCGACTACTCGCTGATCCTGCCGGGCACGACGCCAATTCGCCTGGCGTATGTCCTGGAAGGGGTCGAGGTCGTGTGGTCCGAGGGGGACAACGACCCGGAAGAAGGGGCCGGCCCTGCGAGTTGGTGGCCGGTGCTCGACCCCGCCGAGGCGGCACGCCGGACCCGCGGATCGGCCGAGCACGAGCGGATGTTCGGCCTGCTGGCGAAGCCCGGCCGGCTTTCGCTGAGGGGGGCCCTGGCCCTGCCCGAGGGGAAGGCCAGGATCGCGGCCGACGCCTCGGCCCCGTTCACCTTGACCTACGGCACCGACCAGGCCGAGTCGGAGCCCGGGCCCGCCGACAGGCACCTGGCAGCCCTGGATCTCGAGGCGACCGGCGATGCGCTGGACCTCGGGCTCGTCTTGCACACGGGCAAGACGGCCGGCACGCTGCCCGGCGTCCGGGTGACGTTCGCGAAGGAGGGGAGTGCGGCCCAACCCATCGACGGATCGACCTTGATCCCCTCGTGGGTGCCGCCGAACCCGCCGACGGCCCCTGAGGCGGCGCCCCCGCCCTCGCTCGCGGGGGGCGACCGGGCCCGGGGTGAGGCTGTTTTCTATGGCGATATTGCCAAGTGCTCCAACTGCCATGCCGTGGGCGGCAAGGGGTCGGCGATCGGGCCGGCCCTGGACGAGATCGGCACGCGCGGGGCCCCCTGGATCCACCGGCAGATTGCCGATCCGAGCGCATCGATCCATCCCGACTACGCGACCTATACCGTCGCCCTGAAGGCGGGTCGGGTGGTTGTCGGTACCGTCAGGGCCGAGGGGGCCGACTCGATCAGGGTGGCCGACATCGACGCCAAGAGCGCTCTGATCCCACGATCTGAGGTCGAGGAGATGCGGCCCAGCGGCGCCTCGATCATGCCGGTCGGGTTGGCCGGCGCCATCGGCGATGAGAAGTTGCGCGACCTGATCGCCTATCTGCTCGAACCCCGCCCGGCTCGCTAG
- a CDS encoding NAD(P)/FAD-dependent oxidoreductase, whose translation MAKTSGPLPRVIIVGGGFGGIAAAKALARQPVDVVLLDQRNYHLFQPLLYQVATAALSPADIASPIRHILSGQRNCRVVMARVEGVDTARGVVDAGGSEVEYDWLILAAGATHSYFGNRQWEEFAPGLKTLEDATEIRKRILLAFESAEYEGSEEERRAALTFAIVGGGPTGVELAGAIKEIAAQSIPADFRNIDTGTTRVVLFQGADRLLPGFAADLGDRAKRDLEKIGIEVRLNARVTDINARGVTVGDEFLPVRNVIWAAGVQANPLARSLGVPLDQSGRVLVNPDLTVPGAPRVFVVGDLAAVNSANDGKPVPGVAQGAIQMGRYAGEIIAAEVKAGTERPRKPFSYWDKGSMATIGKGRAVAEIGRFHLGGLIAWLLWALIHVAFLVNFRNKLAVLWNWAWQMLTSARGARLITGTAAISVKLPLPDDRVHARAGDEAGRSL comes from the coding sequence ATGGCGAAAACGAGCGGACCCTTGCCTCGCGTCATCATCGTCGGCGGCGGATTCGGTGGGATCGCGGCGGCCAAGGCGCTGGCGCGGCAGCCGGTCGACGTGGTGCTGCTCGATCAGCGCAACTACCACCTCTTCCAGCCCCTGCTGTACCAGGTGGCCACCGCGGCGCTGTCGCCGGCCGACATCGCATCGCCGATCCGGCATATCCTGAGCGGTCAGCGCAACTGCCGAGTCGTGATGGCCCGCGTCGAGGGGGTGGACACCGCCCGGGGCGTGGTCGACGCGGGCGGTTCCGAGGTCGAATACGACTGGCTGATCCTGGCCGCGGGGGCCACGCATTCTTACTTCGGCAATCGCCAGTGGGAAGAGTTCGCCCCCGGCCTGAAGACGCTCGAAGACGCCACCGAGATCCGCAAGCGGATCCTGCTCGCCTTCGAGAGCGCCGAATATGAGGGGAGCGAGGAGGAACGCCGCGCCGCCCTGACGTTCGCGATCGTCGGCGGCGGCCCGACGGGGGTCGAGCTGGCCGGCGCGATCAAGGAGATCGCCGCGCAGTCGATCCCGGCGGACTTCCGCAACATCGACACGGGGACGACCCGCGTGGTCCTGTTCCAGGGGGCCGACCGCCTGCTGCCCGGCTTCGCCGCCGACCTGGGCGATCGCGCCAAACGCGACCTGGAGAAGATTGGCATCGAGGTCAGGTTGAACGCCAGGGTGACCGACATCAACGCCCGTGGGGTGACGGTCGGGGACGAGTTCCTGCCCGTGCGCAACGTGATCTGGGCGGCCGGGGTGCAGGCCAACCCGCTGGCCCGTTCCCTGGGAGTTCCCCTGGATCAATCGGGCCGGGTCCTGGTGAACCCCGACCTGACCGTCCCGGGCGCGCCCAGGGTCTTCGTCGTGGGCGACCTGGCCGCCGTCAATTCGGCCAACGACGGCAAGCCGGTGCCCGGGGTTGCCCAGGGGGCGATCCAGATGGGCCGGTATGCGGGCGAGATCATCGCCGCCGAGGTGAAGGCCGGGACCGAACGCCCGCGCAAGCCGTTCTCGTACTGGGACAAGGGATCGATGGCGACGATCGGCAAGGGGCGCGCGGTGGCCGAAATCGGGCGGTTTCACCTCGGCGGCCTGATCGCCTGGCTGCTCTGGGCCCTGATTCACGTCGCCTTCCTGGTCAACTTCCGCAACAAGCTGGCGGTGCTCTGGAACTGGGCCTGGCAGATGCTGACCTCCGCGCGGGGGGCTCGCCTGATCACTGGCACCGCGGCCATCTCGGTCAAGCTTCCCCTGCCCGACGACCGGGTCCATGCGCGGGCCGGCGACGAAGCGGGGCGTTCTCTTTGA
- the nth gene encoding endonuclease III yields the protein MTPTTQPETEPDEPFDIDEVFRRLRKAVAPYAKAAMFDLRDRGYGTPFEQLVGSLISARTRDEVTLAICLRLFEVARTPRAMAAMDHATLVGLLTGAGFPEPKARDLIEFSRRIVEDHGGVVPDTAEGLMAFRGVGPKIAALTLAVGFGRPALAVDIHVHRVTNRWGYVATKTPEQTAAALLEILPERYWIEINERLVPFGKHICTGTLPACSSCVLRSMCRRVGVTQSR from the coding sequence ATGACGCCGACCACCCAGCCCGAGACCGAGCCCGACGAGCCGTTCGACATCGACGAGGTCTTCCGCCGCCTCCGCAAGGCCGTCGCCCCCTACGCCAAGGCGGCGATGTTCGACCTGCGCGACCGGGGCTACGGCACGCCGTTCGAGCAGCTCGTCGGTAGCCTGATCTCGGCCAGGACCCGCGACGAGGTGACCCTGGCCATCTGCCTGAGGCTTTTCGAGGTGGCCAGAACTCCTCGGGCGATGGCCGCGATGGACCACGCCACCCTCGTCGGGCTCCTGACCGGCGCCGGCTTCCCCGAGCCCAAGGCCCGCGACCTGATCGAGTTCTCCCGCAGGATCGTCGAGGACCACGGCGGCGTCGTCCCGGACACCGCCGAGGGGCTGATGGCCTTCCGCGGCGTGGGCCCCAAGATCGCCGCCCTGACGCTCGCCGTCGGCTTCGGCCGGCCCGCCCTGGCCGTCGACATCCACGTCCATCGGGTCACCAATCGCTGGGGCTACGTCGCCACGAAGACGCCCGAGCAGACCGCCGCGGCGCTGCTCGAAATCCTGCCCGAACGCTACTGGATCGAGATCAACGAGCGCCTCGTCCCCTTCGGTAAGCACATCTGCACGGGGACGCTCCCCGCGTGCTCGTCCTGCGTGTTGCGGTCGATGTGCAGGCGGGTCGGCGTGACGCAGTCGCGCTGA